The DNA window CCATGACGAGCGTCTGACCGCGCGGGCCGTCGCCGCGCCCGCCGCCCGCCGTGTAACTCCACAGGACCACGGCCGCGACGACGGCGCTCCGGAGGGCGATCCGGCCGGTCGCGCCCCACGTCAGGAGCGGCTCCTTCGGGTCGCGCGGAGGGCGGCTCATCACGTCGGTCTCGCCTGGCACGAGGACGAGCGCGACGGCCGGGAAGATGTGGACGACGAGGTTCAGCCAGAGGAGCTGGAGGGGGCTCATCGGGAGAGGCAGGTTCGTGACGACCGCGACGAGCATGACGCCGATCGTCGACAGGCTGCAGAGCAGAAGGAAATGAACGGCGCGCCGGATGTTCGCGTAGATCTGGCGGCCCTCGGCCACCGCGGTCGGAATCGTCGCGTAGTCGCCGCTCGTGACGACGAGGTCGGAGGCCGCGCGTGCGACGTCGGCCGAGCCGAGCCCGATCGCGATTCCGATGTTCGCCGCCTTCAGCGCGGGCGCGTCGTTGATGCCGTCCCCCGTCATCGCAACGATCCGGCCGGCCTCGCGCAGCGCGTGGACGATCGTGAGCTTGTCCTCGGGCGTGACGCGTGCGAAGACGGCGGTCTTCCGGAGGTCCTCCCAGCGGTGCTCCCGCAGATACAGGGCGAGCTCCGCCGAGTCGAGGCAGAGGTCGTCGGGTCCGGCGATCGCGAGCGTCTTCGCGACGGCCATCGCCGTGCCCTTCTGGTCGCCGGTCACCATGACGGTGCGGATGCCGGCGCTGCGCAGCTCCTCGATCGCGCCGCGGACGTTTGCCCGCGGCGGGTCGATGAGCCCCACGAGCCCCACCCACGTGAGCCCTTCTTCGGCGGCCTCGGCGGCGTGGTCGGGGCCCAGGAGCCGGTGCGCGAAGGCGAGGACGCGGTGACCGGACTCGCCGAGAGCGTGAGCAGAGGCGAGCAGGCGCTCGCGGCCCGGCGCGTCCAGCGGCGCCTCGGCGCCGCCGGCGAGAACGCTCGTGGCGCGCGCGACGAGGCTTTCGGGCGAGCCCTTGACGAACGACCACAGCCGGCCTTCGACGTCGCGCGCGACGACCGACATGCGCTTGCGTTCGGACGAGAATGCGATCGCGCTCACGCGCTGGAAACGTTCGGCGTCGACCTTGCCCTTGCCCGCGAGCGCGAGGAGCGCGCCTTCCGTGGACGAGCCGTGGACGTGCCAGCCCTCGTGGGCTTCGAGCGTCGCGTCGTTGCACACCGCGGCGATCTCGAGCAGGCGCGCCAGATCGTCCCCCGGAGGTGCGGGCCTGCCGCCGTCGAGGAACTGGCCGGCCGGGTCGTAGCGCTCGCCCGTGACGTCGAGGCTGCGCCCGGGGAGGACGACGCGCGTCACGCGCATGACGTTCTCCGTGAGGGTGCCGGTCTTGTCCGTGCAGATCACCGACGTGCAGCCCAGCGTCTCGACCGAGGAGAGCCGTCTCACGAGGCTGTCCGCCTTCGCCATCCGCCGCACACCTGCGGCCAGCGCGATCGTCGTGACCGCGGGGAGGCCCTCGGGGATGGCCGCGATCGCGAGGATGACGCCCGTCTCGAGCATGAGCCAGAAGGGGCGGTCGCGCAGGAGGCCAAGGACCGTCACGAGGGCCGAGAGCCCGATCGCGAGGAGCGCGAGCCGCCGGCCGAGCTGCTCGGCCTGCTTCTCGAGCGGAGTCTCCTCGCGGCCCTGGCCGGCCACGAGCTTGCCGATGCGCCCGAGCTCCGTGCCGCCGCCGATCCCGGTGACCACCATGCGGCCCGAGCCGCCGACGACCGTCGTCCCGGCCCACGCCATTGAAGTCCGCTCGGGGAGCGGCGCGGCGGCTTCCACCGGGTCCGGCGACTTCGCGACGGGAACGCTTTCTCCGGTGAGCGCGGACTCGTCGGCCTGCAGGTCGTGCGCGACGGCGATTCGTCCGTCGGCGGCGACGATCTGGCCGCCCATGAGGACGAGGAGATCGCCGGGCCGGAGGTCCTCGGCTGGAACTTCGCGCTCGAGGCCTCCGCGCACCACGCGCGCCGTCGGAGCGGAGAGCGTCCGGAGAGCGTCGAGAGCGCGCTCGGCGCGGAAGTCCGTGATGAATCCGAAGACGACCGAGAAGACGACGGAGGCCCCGATGGCAAGCGCATCACCCACGTGGCCGAGCGCGAGCATCACGGCGGTCGCTGCGATCAGGACGAGGATGACCCCGCCCTTGAGCTGGTTCCAGAAGATGCGCCAGGGGCCGCGTGCATCGGTGTCGGGGGAGTCGTCGGCCGGCCGATCGGGTAATGCCGCGGGCGACAGGCCGTCCTCGAGATCCGTCCCGAGTGCGGCGGCGACGTCGTCCACGCTTCGCGCGTGCCAGTCGAGCGTCGACAGGTCGGACGAGTCGGGAGCGGGAACGGTGACGGGCATCGGAGTACGCCGAAGGGAACGGCGCGAGTTCGAGGGTACTCCGAGGCCGAAGCCTCAGCCGGATGAGACATTTGCATCATGGATGCAGTCTCAAGAAAGGTGGAGCATAATGGCCGTGGATGAGACTTAGTCTCAACCGGAAAGCGCATTCGATGCCCGCTTCGGCCGCCTTCACCGCCGTCTCGACCCTGGCCGATCTCGTGCCGGGGCAGAGCGGCGTTCTGACCCTTCTCGACCTGCCCGACGGCGACGCCCAGCGCCTCATGGAGCTCGGCTTCCTGCCCGGCAGCGTGATCGTGGCCG is part of the Acidobacteriota bacterium genome and encodes:
- a CDS encoding cation-transporting P-type ATPase, yielding MPVTVPAPDSSDLSTLDWHARSVDDVAAALGTDLEDGLSPAALPDRPADDSPDTDARGPWRIFWNQLKGGVILVLIAATAVMLALGHVGDALAIGASVVFSVVFGFITDFRAERALDALRTLSAPTARVVRGGLEREVPAEDLRPGDLLVLMGGQIVAADGRIAVAHDLQADESALTGESVPVAKSPDPVEAAAPLPERTSMAWAGTTVVGGSGRMVVTGIGGGTELGRIGKLVAGQGREETPLEKQAEQLGRRLALLAIGLSALVTVLGLLRDRPFWLMLETGVILAIAAIPEGLPAVTTIALAAGVRRMAKADSLVRRLSSVETLGCTSVICTDKTGTLTENVMRVTRVVLPGRSLDVTGERYDPAGQFLDGGRPAPPGDDLARLLEIAAVCNDATLEAHEGWHVHGSSTEGALLALAGKGKVDAERFQRVSAIAFSSERKRMSVVARDVEGRLWSFVKGSPESLVARATSVLAGGAEAPLDAPGRERLLASAHALGESGHRVLAFAHRLLGPDHAAEAAEEGLTWVGLVGLIDPPRANVRGAIEELRSAGIRTVMVTGDQKGTAMAVAKTLAIAGPDDLCLDSAELALYLREHRWEDLRKTAVFARVTPEDKLTIVHALREAGRIVAMTGDGINDAPALKAANIGIAIGLGSADVARAASDLVVTSGDYATIPTAVAEGRQIYANIRRAVHFLLLCSLSTIGVMLVAVVTNLPLPMSPLQLLWLNLVVHIFPAVALVLVPGETDVMSRPPRDPKEPLLTWGATGRIALRSAVVAAVVLWSYTAGGGRGDGPRGQTLVMATLALTLLAGAFPGLSETNPFWRMGRSLTPPFWLALAGGLGLQLLALHWPPLASVLLTEPLSAPDWLRVLGMALVALVAVEAGKLLTAPRD
- a CDS encoding ferrous iron transport protein A; translated protein: MPASAAFTAVSTLADLVPGQSGVLTLLDLPDGDAQRLMELGFLPGSVIVAARSAPGGDPRVYRVEGTEFALRRDTARHIHVEASSIGRAAEEGR